The Gammaproteobacteria bacterium sequence GGTCCTTGCCCGCATAACCCGGTGCCGTGCCGTGGGTGGCCTCGAACACAGCCAGGCCGTCGCCGATATTGCCGCCCGGGGCGATACCGATGCCACCGACCTGCGCCGCCAACGCATCGGAAATATAGTCACCATTCAGGTTGAGCGTGGCGATCACGTCGTATTCGTCCGGTCGCAGCAGGATCTGCTGCAGGAAGTTATCGGCAATGATGTCTTTCACCACGATATCGTGACCGGTTTGCGGGTTTTTGAATTTGCACCAGGGCCCGTTGTCGAGCAGCTCTGCGCCAAATTCCTCGCGGGCAACTTCGTAACCCCAGTTACGGAAAGCACCCTCTGTGTACTTCATGATGTTGCCCTTGTGCACCAGCGTTACGGAAGTACGGTCATATTCGATTGCATAGCGAATTGCCTTGCGAATCAGCCGTTCCGAGCCTTCGCGTGATACCGGCTTGATACCAATACCGGAACTGTTCGGAAAGCGTATCTGGTGTACGTCCATCTGCTCCTGCAGGAACGCAATGATCTTGTGCACTTCGGGTGAACCGGCCGGCCACTCGATGCCGGCATAAATGTCCTCGGTGTTTTCACGGAACACCACCATGTCGACCAGGTCGGACTCTTTCATCGGCGTGCTGATGCCGCTGAAGTTGCGAATCGGACGTACGCAGGCATACAGGTCCATTGCCTGGCGGATGGCCACATTGAGAGAACGCATGCCGCCACCCACCGGGGTCGCCAATGGACCTTTGATCGAAACGATGTACTCGCGCATCGCATGCAGCGTCTCGTCGGGAAGCCAGGCGCCGCTGGCGTATTTCTGCGTGGCCTTGCTGCCGGCGAAAACCTCCATCCAGGAGATTTCGCGCTTGTCGCCATAAGCCTTGCTTACCGCCGCATCGACCACCGCGCGCATCACCGGCGTCACATCGATGCCGATGCCGTCGCCTTCAATGAACGGAACAATGGGATTATCAGGGACGTTAAGCGTGAAATCTGCGTTGGCAGTGATGGATTCGCCGTCGGCCGGCACTTCGATGTGCTCGTACTGCATGTGTCCTCCCGTGCGTTAGGCGCGCACAGGATAGCAGACTACCCGGCAGCAAAGTCCTGGCGGCGGCGCGAACGGCACGCGCCAGAGACGAACAGCGATATCGGGCCGGTAACAGCGGCATCGGGGACACCGCTGTTACCGCCCGAAAATACAGAAACGCTTTAGCCTGCGGCCTCGTCGAACTGCTCTTCCTCAGTCGAGCCTTCCAGCGCGCTCAGCGACGACTGACCGGCATTGATGACCTGTGTTACGGCATCGAAATACCCGGCGCCCACTTCGCGCTGATGACGAGTGGCCGTGTAGCCGGCGCTCTCGGTAGCAAACTCTGCTTCCTGCAGCTGGACGTACGCGGCCATCTGCGACTCTTTGTAGCCGCGCGCCAGCGTAAACATGCTGTGGTTGAGCGCATGAAAGCCTGCCAGGGTCACGAACTGGAATTTGTAACCCATGGCACCCAGCTCACGCTGGAATTTTGCAATTGTTGCTTCGTCCAGGTTCTTGCGCCAGTTAAATGAGGGCGAGCAGTTGTAAGCCAGCATCTTGTCCGGATGCTCGGCGTGTATCGCATCGGCAAAACGCTTTGCCTGGTCCAGATCCGGCACGGACGTTTCACACCAGACCAGGTCAGCGTACGGCGCATAGGCCAGGCCACGAGAGATGGCCTGATCCAGGCCGGCATTGACGCGGTAGAACCCTTCGACGGTGCGCTCACCGGTGATGAACTGACGATCATTCTCGTCGATATCCGCTGTCAGCAGGTTGGCCGCGTCGGCGTCGGTACGCGCGACGATAATGGTCGGCACGCCGCAAACATCGGCAGCGAGTCGTGCAGCCACGAGTTTGTTCACGGCCTCAACCGTTGGCACCAGCACCTTGCCGCCCATGTGGCCGCATTTTTTTGCTGATGAGAGCTGGTCTTCGAAGTGGACGCCGGCGGCGCCCGCCTCGATCATCCACTTGGTCAGCTCGAAGGCGTTGAGCACCCCGCCGAAACCGGCTTCGGCATCGGCAACGATTGGCGCATACCATTCAATACTGTCGTCGCCCTCGGCGTGATGAATCTGGTCGGCGCGCTGCAGCGTGTTGTTGATACGACGCACCAGCGATGGCACCGAGTCGGCCGGATAAAGGGACTGGTCGGGATACATCTGCCCGGCCACGTTGGCGTCACCGGCGACCTGCCAGCCGGAACAGTAAATCGCGTCCAGCCCTGCCTTGACCTGCTGCATCGCCTGGTTTCCTGTGAGCGCGCCCAGCGCGTTGACGAACGGGCGGGCGTGCATCAGGCGCCACAGCCGCTCTGCACCACGCCGCGCAAGCGTGTGTTCTATGGGCACGGTCCCACGCAGTTTTTCGACGTCGGCGGCGCTATAGGGACGCTGCACACCGTTCCAGCGGGGATTGCTCTGCCAGTCTTTCTCCAGATCCGTTGTCATGGTTATATGCCTCAGTTATTGATGCTTGAGGGGCAGCGTTGCATACGTTGTCATGCTGCTCCCGGCGGGGCTTTTGAAATTCGCGGATATTAGACACAATTGTGCTATGCAATACCAAAAAAGCAGTAAACCAGTTCTCGATTTCCAGCGTATAAATAGGTGGTTAGTAGCTTATGTTTAGTCTCTTTCTAATGCGGCATTGCACCATTCATGCGCAGGCGGGCCGGACATGACGGGCAAACTGGGGCTGGCGCTGGGCAGTGGCGCAGCACGCGGCTGGAGCCATATCGGGGTGGTCCGGGCGCTGGTCGAACGCGGTATCCGTCCGCAGGTAATTACCGGCTGCTCGATTGGCTCTCTGGTCGGTGCAGCCTATGCCTCGGACCAGCTCGATGTACTCGAGGACTGGGTGACCGGGCTTACCCGCATGGACGTCTTTGGCCTGCTCGATGCGCGTTTTCGTGGCGGTGTATTCCAGGGCAGCCGGGTAATGAATGCCATTGGCGAACAGCTGAAGGATCGGCCGATCGAGCAGCTTGACGCTTCGTTCGCTGCAGTTGCCACTGACCTGATCACCGGCCGCGAGATCTGGCTGCGTGAAGGCAACATGCTGGCAGCAGTGCGTGCTTCGTGCGGCCTTCCCGGCCTGTTTTCACCGACCCGACACGAAGGCCGATGGTTGATTGACGGCGGCCTTGTTAATCCGGTACCGGTCTCATTGTGTTATGCGATGGGCGCCGAGACGGTCATTGCAGTCAACCTCAATGCCCACCTGGCAAACCGCCGGCATCTTATCGAGAACAAGCTGATCGAAATCGACAAGTCCGACCGTGAACTGCGTGGTTTTGAAAAGCTGGCCGATGTATTCAGTTCGTTGTTCAGCAGTCGTGACTCCGAGCCGGGCATACTCGATGTGGTCAACGCCTCAGTCAGCATCATGCAGGAGCGCATTACGCGCAGCCGCATGGCAGGCGAGCCGCCGCTGGTTGAGATTGCACCGCGGGTGGACGACGTTCAGCTGATGGATTTTCATCGCGCCGATGAAACGATTGCCGCCGGGCGCGCCGCGGTGGAAGAAGTCAGCCGGAAGCTGGAGCCGCTTGCCCGGCAGGCCGCGCGCTAATCAGTTGCGACCACGCCCACGCGCGATACCCAACGCCAGCTCCAGCGCCTGCTCGTAATTCAGCCGCGGGTCTACCGTGGATTCGTAGGCCCGCTCGAGGTCCTTGTCGGTCAGGCCCCGCGCACCACCGATGCATTCGGTGACGTCATTGCCAGTCAGCTCGAAATGCACACCGCCAAGGTAACTGCCCATTTCGCTGTGAACGCGGAATGCACTTTCCACCTCGGCGAGGATATTGTCGAAATGACGCGTTTTCACGCCGGTAGCGGTCGATTCGGTATTGCCGTGCATCGGGTCACAGCTCCATAACACCGGTGATCCGGTGGCACGGACCGCCTCGATCAGCGGCGGCAACGACTGTTCGATCTGCTTCGCACCAAAGCGGCATATCAGGGTCATGCGGCCCTGCTCGTTTTGCGGATTCAATATGCCCAGCAGCTCCTGCAGCCATTCCGCGCTCATCGCCGGGCCCAGCTTGATAGCGATGGGATTCTGGATACCGCGGTAATACTCCACGTGAGCGCCATCGACGTTTGCCGTGCGCATACCGATCCAGGGGAAATGCGTCGACAGGTTGAACCAGCCGCGACGCTTCTCCAGGTAGCGGGTCTGTGCCTGCTCGTACAACAGGTGCAGCCCCTCGTGGCTGGCATAAAAATCGATTCGCTCGGTGCTGCCGGCGGCGGGTTGCCCTGAAATCAGTTCGACGAAGTCGAGCGATTCGGAAATCGAATGAACGATTTCATGATAGTGCTTTGCCGCTGGCGAATGACGCACAAAATCAAGATCCCAGTATTCCGGGTGATGCAGGTCGGCAAAACCGCCGTCGACCAGCGCGCGAACAAAGTTCAGCGTCAGCGCAGCGCGCTCATAACCACGCAGCATCAGCTGCGGATCGGGTATACGGTCTTCGGCAGTGAACGGATGACGGTTGACCAGGTCGCCACGGTAGCTGGGCAAGGTCACGTCGTCGCGTGTTTCCAAATCGGCCGAGCGCGGCTTGGCATACTGCCCGGCCATGCGACCGACCCGGATGATCGGTTTTTTAAGCCCGTACAGCAGCACGACACTCATCTGCAGCAGGATCTTGAGCTTGTTGGCAATTGCATCAGATGTGCAGTTGTCAAAGCTCTCGGCACAGTCGCCACCCTGCAGCAGAAAGCGCTCGCCGCGCTGCGCCTCGGCCAGCTGGCGCTTCAGGCCAATGACCTCGCCGCTGGTGACGATCGGCGGCAGCTGCGACAGCGCCGCCACCGCCCGCTCGACGGCGGCATCATCGGGATATTGTGGCTGCTGCGTGGCCGTCAGTGCCTGCCAGGTTGCCGGGTGCCAGTCGGTTTGTGTCGGTGTACGTACCATGATGCAACCGATGCTAGCGGCACACATGACGCGGTGCAAACAAATGGTTGGCATTGCGCCGGGGTGCTTGGCAGAATGCCGCCCCACGCTGCGGCTGGCGGCCGCTCTTATGTCTTATGGAGAAAAGCGATGAAAGCCCTACTGGACCAGCTCGGATTGCAGGCAGTCAACCCGGGTACCTTTACTCCGCAAAGCGGCTGGTCGGCCGATGACTCAGGCGCGCTGCTCGAATCTCTGAACCCCGCAAACGGTGAACCCATCGCCAGCGTGCAGTCGGCATCGGAGGCTGACTACGAGCGGCTCATCACTGAAGCGCGGCAGGTGTTTGACCAGTGGCGCATGATTCCGGCACCCCAACGCGGCGAAGCGATACGGCTGGTCGGGCAGGAGCTGCGCCGGCACAAAGATGCGCTTGGCAGCCTGGTGTCGCTGGAAATGGGCAAGATCAAGGCCGAGGGTGATGGCGAAGTCCAGGAGATGATCGATATCGCCGATTTTGCGGTCGGCCAGTCGCGCATGCTGTACGGCAAGACGATGCACTCCGAGCGCCCACATCACCGCATGTACGAACAGTGGCACCCGTACGGCATCACCGGAATCATCAGCGCCTTTAATTTTCCGGTTGCGGTCTGGTCATGGAACGCGTTTATCGCCGCCGTTTGCGGCAACGTGAGCGTCTGGAAACCGTCACCGAAAACACCATTGTGCGCGGTGGCCGTACAGCAGATTTGCAATCGTGCGCTGACCGACAATGGCTTTCCCGGCATCTTCGGTTTGTTTGTCGATGCCGACAATCGGCTGGCGCAAAAATTTGTCGACGATACGCGGGTCGAGCTGATGTCGTTTACCGGATCCTGCGCCATCGGTCGCCAGGTTGGCGAACAGGTGGCAGCGCGGATGGGCCGCAGCCTGCTGGAGCTGGGTGGCAACAACGCACTGATTGTTGATGAATACGCCAACCTCGATCTTGCGGTGCCGGCCATAGTCTTTGGCGCCGTTGGCACTGCGGGCCAGCGTTGCACCACGACAAGACGCGTACTCGCGCACGAAAAAGTCATCGACAAGCTGTGCGACAGCCTGACGCACGCGTACCAGCAGGTCAGCATCGGTGATCCGCTCGATCCCAGGACGCTGATGGGACCGTTGATAGATGAGTCGAGCGTTGCCCGCTTTGAAACAGCAGTCGAGGCGGTAACACAGGCCGGCGGCGAGATAATTGCAGGCGGCAAGTCCATCGAGGGCAACGGCTACTTCGTGCAACCGACCATTGCCCGGGCACGTAACGAGTGGGATATCGTCCAGAACGAAACTTTCGCTCCAGTGCTCTACGTGATTCCTTTTGCCAACCTCGATGAGGCAATCGCAATGCAGAACTCGGTACCACAGGGCCTGTCGTCGGCAATCTTCACCGACAACCTGCAGCATGCCGAGCGTTTTCTTTCCGCCAGCGGCAGCGACTGCGGCATAGCCAACGTCAATATTGGTACGTCGGGCGCGGAAATCGGTGGCGCCTTCGGTGGCGAAAAAGAAACCGGTGGTGGTCGCGAGGCCGGGTCCGACTCGTGGAAGGCTTACATGCGGCGTCAGACCAACACCATCAACTGGGGCAGCGACCTGCCGCTGGCGCAGGGCATCACCTTCGACCTGGGTTAGCCGCACGATTGCAGACGCCTGTACGAGCCGCTTCAGCCGCGATCCGGCGGGTGCCAAAATGCGCCTGTAGGAGCGGCTTCAGCCGCGAACCGGTTTGTGCCGAAAAACCGCGATTGGCGGGTTCAGCAACACCGAATCCAGCGAGCTTTGGGGATTCGCGGCTAAAGCCGCTCCGGCGAGGCGCCCCTGGTTCGGATCGCTGTAAACCATTGAATGCCGGGCGGCATCTGAGTGGCATGGGGATTACCATGGCAGCGAGGACCCTGCGTTGGTCGCAACAGCCCGAGTGATGAAGCCAGCAAGACGTGATGCCGCGAAGGAAACCGCGCTGGTGCGGCGCGCGGTCGACGGCGACATGGCGGCATTCGAGGAACTGTACCGCGACTGCGTCGGGCGCATCTACGCTGTCTGCCTGCGCATGACTGCCGATCGCAGCGTCGCCGAGGACTGCACCCAGTCGGCGTTCGTGCGTGCATGGCAAAAACTCGACCGGTTTGAAGGACGCAGCGCCTTCAGTTCATGGCTGCATCGCATTGCCGTAAACGAAGTCCTTTCGCGCCATCGTAGTGATACGCGCCGTCGCACTCACCTGGAAGTCGTCAGCGAGCTGCCGGCAGGCACCGATATCGATCTGGTCAGCCGGGATGCCGGGGTCAACATGGATCTCGAAGCAGCAGTGCAGTCCCTGCCCAACGGTGCTCGTGAGACATTTGTGCTGTTTGCCGTTTACGGCTACAGCCACCAGGAAATTGCCGACACTCTCGGAGTCGCAGTCGGCACCTGCAAAGCGCAGGTTCACCGCGCACGAAAACTGTTGCGCGCAAGGTTGGAAAAATGACTGACAGAAGTGATTCGTTGATCGGGCGTGCCGCCGCCCTGCCGGATGAGATCAGCCCGGAACGCGACCTGTGGCCACAAATCGCCAGTAAGCTCGGCCAGCCCGAAGTGCCGGCGGTGCAGCAGCGTCGCTGGTGGCCGCAGGCAGTCGCGGCCGGTGTGGCTTTGGTGGCGCTGTCGTCAGCTGTCACCTGGCGGTTCGCCACTCAACAAGATGTCAGCACTGCAGCTGTAGTCGCAGCAATTACCGCGCCGGCTACACAGTACGTTGCTGACGCGGAGATGTTGCAGGTGCGCCAACGCCTGACGGTTGCGCTGGATGACAGCCTGCAGCGCCTTTCACCTGACACGCGGCGCAACGTCAGCCGCAACCTGCTTGAAATCCATGAGAGCCTGGCCCGGATTCGCACCGCGCTCGAACAGGATCCTCAGAACGCCTTCCTGCACCAGTTGCTGCACTCGATCTATCGCCAGGAACTGGACCTGTTAACCGACATCAACAAACTGGCCGCCGAGCGGCCGCAAGAGATACAGATATGAAAGCTTATTTTTTCCTGCCACTTTTACTGCTCGCGACGTCAGTCGCCGGGGCCGGGGCTATCAACGAGGAAGCTGCTATGCCGGCGAACGGACGCCTGAAGGTATCCAATGTTTCCGGGAGCGTTGAAATCTATGGCTGGTCGCGCAACCGCATCGAAGTCACCGGTGACCTTGGCAACGAATCCGAACTGGTCTTTTCCGTTGACGGCAGCTCCGCAACGGTCGAAGTCGAAAGCGAGGGCAAGGGCTGGGGCGATCGTTCCCGCACCGACCTGGTGATTCGGGTTCCGAAATCGACGCGGGTCAATGCATCAACCGTTTCCGCCAACCTACTGGTTGAGGAAATCGAAGGCGAACTCCGCTTGCAAACCGTCAGCGGCGATCTCGACGCACAATCATTCGGCCAGGAGGTCGAGGCACGCGCCGTCAGCGGTGAGGTTACTGTCACCGGGAACGGCAAGGTATCGATGTTTGCATTCAAGACGGTGAGCGGCGACATCGAAGCGACCGGGCTGGCTGGTGAAATCATCGCGGCCAGCGTCAGCGGCGATATCGAACTCGAGTCGGGCCAGACGTCACGGCTCAAGCTGAATACGGTCTCCGGCGATATGGACTTCAGCGGCGCCATGGCGCGAAACGCAAAGGTGGACGCCGAATCGGTCAGTGGTGATGTCGATCTGCGCCTGGACAGCCTTTATGACACCGACTACTACCTGGAATCATTCAGCGGCAACATTAGCCCGGTGCTTGGCCAGAAGGCACAGAAAAAGAGCAAGTACGCACCAGGCAGCCGGCTGGAGCTGATCGAAGGCAACGGCGATAACCGCGTTCGCATCGAGACGATGAGCGGCGACATCAGCATCAGGGAAACCGGCAATCCGCGTCGCAAGCCCGAAGTACAAACCAGTAGCCGGGATGTAATGCAGCCGCGCGGCTGACCAGGCGGCTTGCGCCACTGAAGCGGCGCCGGCAGGACGACGTTACCGTGGTACGTGTTTCGACTTGCGCAACCGGCCCCATGGCTTCCAGCAGCGATCCCGATCGGCAGCAACCGGCCAAAACCGGACGTTCACAACAATCCGTAGGAGCGGCTTCCAGCCGCGATAACTTCCGCAATCGGCCAATAGCGGTCATTAACATGCTCCCGTAGGAGCGGCTTCCAGCCGCGATTTCCGGTTTCCGCAAACGGCCACTTGCGGACCTTTTACCCGGGGCAGGGACGCCCGCTTTCCGACTGCTTTCGACTGGTGACCCGTTAATGAAGGTCCCGGCGCCGTGTACCGAACACAAGCCCGACCAGTGCCGAAGCAAGCAACCATACCGCTCCCGGCAACGGTACGACCCGGACGGCTGACCAATCGTCGCTCGGGATACCGCTCCCGTCCCAGGATCCGTCGATAATTTCGTTACCCGACGCACTCAGGATCGCGAAATAATTTGCGGTTACGATGCCGGATGCTGGCAGGACAATCTCGAAACCAGTGAGCTCCATCGTGCTATCCGCGAACAGTGACCCGGTGAAATTCTCACGCCCGAATGCGCCGTTGTCGCCAATCCAGTCGAAAAAACCTTCCAGCAGCCAGTTGTCGCCGTCCGCAGTCTGCATTTCGAAAACGAGCGTGGAACCTTCCCAGTTGATTCCAATGTCATCGGTAGCCGAGACCGCCCAGGTGCCAACGGTCAGGTCTACATCGACGGGCGCCGCGGCAGCATGACCGGAGTACAGTAAAAGTGACAACAGAGAGGAAACGATAATATTGACTCGCATATGAACATAGACGTTGTTGTAGAGGTTTACAACCACGAAGATCGAAGTTGGAACGGAATTGATCAATAAGTGGAAAGTCATTACATCGTATCTCGGGTACGACCACGCAGGCAACAAAGACGGTCGACGCAGACTTCCAGCGCATAATCGTCCGGCTCGCAGGTCTCGAACTCGAGGCCTTCCTCCTCGATCCACTGCCCGTCAGGGCGGATTGCGATCGCAGAATCCTTGGCCGGTACCTGCTTGACCAGTGCACCGATTTTCACTATTTATCCCCCCCTTGCGGGCGCACAGCGGTGTGGCCGAAAACGGAATAGTAGAGCCGATCACCGCGACGGGCAATTGTGGAATGCCGCAGGAATGTCCGGCAGTGAACCATGCCGGTCGAGGCTCGATCAGCGTGAGCCGCGGCGGCGTGCCGCCAGCAACAACCCGCCCAAACCGATCAGCAGGACGGTTGCGGGCTCGGACATAGGCGTAAACAGCGGCTGGGTGAAGAGATTGTCGCCAAACTCGTCGAGCAGATCCTCTTCAAACAAGGTGAATGGTTGCGAACCCGGTGTGCCCATCCCCAGCCAGGTAAACTCGATCGTGAAGGCGCTCAACAACTCGCCTGGCGCCACACCGGCAGCTAAAGCCAGACCGTCAAAGAACCCGAACTGATCGTCGTCCGGACCGGGAAACAGCAGGTCCGGCGGCGCGACGAACAGGTCCCAGCCGGCGGGCCCGGAATAAATGGCGGGATCAACCTGCAGGCCTCCCGGCCCGGCAATCAAATCGAACGCATACAGATCGGGGTCGAAAAATATCGTGAACTGATCAATCGGCGCCGCTGTTTCGTTGCCGACCGTGTAGGTGTACTGCCAGGTGTCACCACTGAGGTTTTCCACCTCGTAGAAAATCGGATTTGCCTGCGCCAACGGTACAAGCGCAACCCCCAATGCCACCAGTGGCGCTATTTTCTTGTTTCTTATCATGGGAAGAACTCCTGCTTGAATTCGATCTTGGCGTTGCCGTCGAGGAAACCGGCCTCTATCTTGACGAAGCCCTTAATATCGCCCTTGAATTCGAGATTACTGCTGCCACCGGTTCCAGTAGCGTTACCACCTACCTCAGCACCAATACCCAGTGCTCCTATTGGCGCAATGCCGCATGCTCGTATTGTGTACAGCCGCAACCCAATCTCTGTAACAAAAGAGCCACGCACGGCGTTTTTCCCGTCCGTACGCTGCAGAAACTCGATCGCCCCTTTATTGGCATCGCCTGTGACAGTCTCCTTGGCGATCTCGAACTTGTAGCCGCGCGCGATGTTTTCCTTGAAATCGGAGAAGATTTCAATGCCGACAGCCCGGTCCTCTGGCAGCGGAATGGTGGTCTTGTAGAATATCGATTTGCCCTGCAGCCTGGTCTCAATGCCGGTCTGGAAGATGCCGGACAGCAACGAGAAATAGATCTGCCCCGCAGCTCCCGCAGCTTCAGCCGAGCGAATGATTCCGCCCGCCGTGCAAAAAGCACGTCTCACATTGGGAACCACAACCCGCGCCAATGTACCGATGTTGCTGAGAGCCGCCGACACATCTGCGTAACCGAACTGCCCGCTCGGGTCGATACCGTTAACCGGATCGTTCACGACATAGAGATACGGCTGCAGGGTAAATGGTGAGGCAAGCAAACCCTCGATCGGGTCCCGCGACAGGAACACACCGGTGGCCGGATCGTAGTAACGGGCGCGCAGATAATAGAAGCCGGAATCACTGTCGAATTGCTCGCCGGTGTAGAGATGCTCGTTAAAGCTGCTGCCCGACGATGATGCCAGCTCACCATAGGTCTCGTAGCCATAAGTGTCGGTCACACTGCCAGTTGCATTGGTTAGCAACTCGGTGTTGCCGTGTGCGTCTGTATGGTAGTAGCTGCGGCCGCCGTCGGTCCGCGAGATCAGATCCGAGCCATAGACGAACGCTGCAACGAGATTGTCACCCGCGTCACGTTCTTCGGATACCTGTGGGAACGTAGTGACGCTGCGCGCGTCGATCAGGTATTGACTGCCACCAGTAACGCCGTCGCGTTCGATGCGGTTGTCGTCAACATCGTAAGTAAATACGGTCGCAACCGAAGGGCTGTTCAGAGCGGTCAGGCGATTGCGTGCATCCCAGTCGTAGACTGTCGTCGCACCGTCAATCCGCGCAGTACGGTTGCCATTGCTGTCATAGTTAAAGAGCGTAGTTCCAGCATTGAGCAACCTGCCATCGATGTCGTAACCGTATGTCACTACACTACCGTCATCCATTGCGATGCGATTGCCAACGGCATCGTAGCTATAGCTGATATCGCGCGGACGGCTACCGGTGCGCGTCTCGCGTGTCAGGCGATTTACGGCATCATACGTGTAGGTTTCAACCGCACCGTCTGACTCAGTAGCTGTTTCGCGTTGCCCCTTCGCTGTGCGAGTGTAGGCATACGACTCCAGCAGCGCGCCACCATCGTCTTCGTGACTTATTGCCAAGATTCGGTTGCGGTTATCAAAAGTCGTAACTGTCGTTGCGCCATTCGGGCGGACAATCTCGACCTGGTTGCCGACCGGATCGTAGCCGTAGGTCGTCAAGCCGCCGGGTTCGGTCACCGATGAAAGCCGGTCGATGCTGTCGTACGTATAGCTCACACTCTGTGTGGGCGATGTAGCTGATGCCTGGTTGCCGTTATCGTCGTAGGTGTAAGTCAAAACTCGTCCGTCCGGACGCGCTTCGCTGATTACACGATCCATTGCGTCGTAATCACTTGTGATCGTGCCCGCCGGATCGTTCGCCGTCGCGCGCGTACCACTGAGATTGTACGTGTAGCTTGCCACTGATCCGTCGGCATAGTCAGCCTGAATCACGCGATTGCGTACATCGTAATCGAACAGCGCAATCTCGCCGTTGAAGTCGGTGCGGGACTCTACGTTACCGACAGCATCATAAGCCGTTGACTCGACCAGGCCCGATGGCAGTATCTTCGCCGTGCGCCGTCCGGCTGCATCGTATTCGAAACGAGTAGTTGCCCCCAGCGCATCAGTTTGAGTTAACCGGTTGCCATCAAGATCGTACGTATACGTCGTCACCGGAGACGGTGCAATACCATCCGGTGATGGCTGCTCGACCCTGAGCAGGCGTCCGGCTACATCGTACGCAAACCCGGTGACACCGCCCTGCTCGTCGGTCTGGCTCGCCGGCCGCCCGATTTCATCGGGCGTCTGTAACCGCGTTACACCGTCAGCGAATGTCGTCTCGAGTAGACGGCCAGCGTCATCGTAGTCAAAGCTGGTCTGATTGCCGTTGGCATCGCTGGTACTGAGCGACTGCCCGGTGGGGCTAAGCACCGAAGTGATCACCGGATTCACCAGCGTGCCATCGCGGGCATCAACGACCTGCGGCAAAACAGTTTGCACCTGACGGCCGGCGCTATCGTAGATGAACTCTGTACGCGCGCCCCTCGCGTCGATGCTGGCAGCCAGGCGCCCCCCAGGACTGAATACTTCGGCGATCTGCGTGCCATCCGGGCGAATCGTCGTTACACGTCGACCAACTTCGTCATAAACGAAGGTTGTCACCCGGCCCAGGGCGTCGGTTTCGTTAATGACATTGCCTGCCGGGTCGAAGGCGACGGTTTGCTCGGCACCATCTGCATACGTGACAGTCGTCTGCTGACCGAGGATGTTGAAGCCGTACTCCGTACGCCGGCCCAGCGCATCGATGTCCGCGGCGCGCCGGCCCAACCCATCGATTTCCGTTATTGTGACGGAACCCAGCGGATCCGTCGTCGTGGTTCGTCGATCCATTCCATCGTAGGCAAACGTCGTCGTGAACGGCGTCAGAACACCATCAACATACCGGAACGCCGCGCGGCTTGTTTCGTTGCCGTTAGCGTCATAATCGATGTCGACTCGAGACACCAGGGTCCCGCCGGCATCGACGATCGACTCCGACGTAACCTGACCGAAACTGCTGTACGACCGTTGTGCCACGGTACCAGTCGCATCCTCGGTAGCTACCAGCAATCCACCACTATCGTAGAAGAAGCGTTTCATATTGCCGAGCGGATCGGTGATGGTCAG is a genomic window containing:
- the icd gene encoding NADP-dependent isocitrate dehydrogenase is translated as MQYEHIEVPADGESITANADFTLNVPDNPIVPFIEGDGIGIDVTPVMRAVVDAAVSKAYGDKREISWMEVFAGSKATQKYASGAWLPDETLHAMREYIVSIKGPLATPVGGGMRSLNVAIRQAMDLYACVRPIRNFSGISTPMKESDLVDMVVFRENTEDIYAGIEWPAGSPEVHKIIAFLQEQMDVHQIRFPNSSGIGIKPVSREGSERLIRKAIRYAIEYDRTSVTLVHKGNIMKYTEGAFRNWGYEVAREEFGAELLDNGPWCKFKNPQTGHDIVVKDIIADNFLQQILLRPDEYDVIATLNLNGDYISDALAAQVGGIGIAPGGNIGDGLAVFEATHGTAPGYAGKDRVNPGSLILSAEMMLRYIGWPEAAALIIKGVRNAIAAKELTFDLALLREAIRGNRRDLASQRTVPEKLERLVPGATLVGTSGFGEAVIRHMRDAPAS
- the aceA gene encoding isocitrate lyase; its protein translation is MTTDLEKDWQSNPRWNGVQRPYSAADVEKLRGTVPIEHTLARRGAERLWRLMHARPFVNALGALTGNQAMQQVKAGLDAIYCSGWQVAGDANVAGQMYPDQSLYPADSVPSLVRRINNTLQRADQIHHAEGDDSIEWYAPIVADAEAGFGGVLNAFELTKWMIEAGAAGVHFEDQLSSAKKCGHMGGKVLVPTVEAVNKLVAARLAADVCGVPTIIVARTDADAANLLTADIDENDRQFITGERTVEGFYRVNAGLDQAISRGLAYAPYADLVWCETSVPDLDQAKRFADAIHAEHPDKMLAYNCSPSFNWRKNLDEATIAKFQRELGAMGYKFQFVTLAGFHALNHSMFTLARGYKESQMAAYVQLQEAEFATESAGYTATRHQREVGAGYFDAVTQVINAGQSSLSALEGSTEEEQFDEAAG
- the rssA gene encoding patatin-like phospholipase RssA, which encodes MTGKLGLALGSGAARGWSHIGVVRALVERGIRPQVITGCSIGSLVGAAYASDQLDVLEDWVTGLTRMDVFGLLDARFRGGVFQGSRVMNAIGEQLKDRPIEQLDASFAAVATDLITGREIWLREGNMLAAVRASCGLPGLFSPTRHEGRWLIDGGLVNPVPVSLCYAMGAETVIAVNLNAHLANRRHLIENKLIEIDKSDRELRGFEKLADVFSSLFSSRDSEPGILDVVNASVSIMQERITRSRMAGEPPLVEIAPRVDDVQLMDFHRADETIAAGRAAVEEVSRKLEPLARQAAR
- a CDS encoding 3-deoxy-7-phosphoheptulonate synthase class II, translated to MCAASIGCIMVRTPTQTDWHPATWQALTATQQPQYPDDAAVERAVAALSQLPPIVTSGEVIGLKRQLAEAQRGERFLLQGGDCAESFDNCTSDAIANKLKILLQMSVVLLYGLKKPIIRVGRMAGQYAKPRSADLETRDDVTLPSYRGDLVNRHPFTAEDRIPDPQLMLRGYERAALTLNFVRALVDGGFADLHHPEYWDLDFVRHSPAAKHYHEIVHSISESLDFVELISGQPAAGSTERIDFYASHEGLHLLYEQAQTRYLEKRRGWFNLSTHFPWIGMRTANVDGAHVEYYRGIQNPIAIKLGPAMSAEWLQELLGILNPQNEQGRMTLICRFGAKQIEQSLPPLIEAVRATGSPVLWSCDPMHGNTESTATGVKTRHFDNILAEVESAFRVHSEMGSYLGGVHFELTGNDVTECIGGARGLTDKDLERAYESTVDPRLNYEQALELALGIARGRGRN